A DNA window from Acidobacteriota bacterium contains the following coding sequences:
- a CDS encoding CPXCG motif-containing cysteine-rich protein, with protein sequence MELESGRQRLQRQPPSSMLTPQLITCPYCGEEVEIYLDPESRGEMVHDCEVCCNPWLLAVERDGRGNLSARAERLQ encoded by the coding sequence GTGGAACTAGAATCGGGACGCCAACGACTCCAACGACAGCCGCCAAGCTCCATGCTCACTCCCCAGCTCATCACCTGCCCCTACTGCGGCGAAGAGGTCGAGATCTACCTCGATCCCGAGAGCCGCGGCGAGATGGTCCACGACTGTGAAGTGTGCTGCAATCCCTGGCTCCTGGCCGTCGAACGGGACGGCCGGGGAAACCTCTCGGCGCGAGCCGAACGTCTTCAGTGA